Proteins co-encoded in one Papaver somniferum cultivar HN1 chromosome 5, ASM357369v1, whole genome shotgun sequence genomic window:
- the LOC113280961 gene encoding uncharacterized protein LOC113280961 isoform X1: MEINLNNEPEPEFEIVSPELEREDDRIIPTLLGRRRSRRQRDEINQMEGSTSSAGPMHVDHQQHPQTLHQQHTSQNLQGSSCQRIKWTDETTNLLIKLVYYAGEERKSVILLKGKWKAVSQVMSDKGFSVTPKQCEDKFHELNKRYRRLIDLLGWDDACKVVEDHAVMKTMDISLKAKADVWKSLKSKHLFFEEMTSYYNGHLPSDPELRKSLQRALRSDDDHDTRNVLEDVNEDDSWTLDKHAQHTSDSVRDRVPLAICGPILSGKSPPPDFPAEPYQFLVVNADQTTNQRLLDAAIREKELADMASLRVQLQREQERARGLETQLADAKAEQGRVKSLEEEIVQLKNNEAQLNAKITNAEAATTELARLLAKVKEEYRTELAAKIKEGVKEFIDNIRREL, from the exons ATGGAGATCAACCTAAATAATGAACCTGAACCAGAATTTGAGATCGTCAGCCCAGaattggaaagagaagatgataGAATTATACCTACATTGCTGGGGAGGAGGCGTTCACGAAGACAGAGAGATGAAAT TAACCAAATGGAAGGAAGTACATCATCGGCTGGACCTATGCATGTTGATCATCAACAACACCCACAAACCCTCCATCAACAGCACACATCTCAGAATCTTCAAGGATCTTCATGTCAACGAATTAAGTGGACAGATGAAACTACAAACCTGTTGATAAAACTGGTCTATTATGCTGGAGAGGAAAGAAAATCTGTCATTTTGCTCAAAGGGAAATGGAAAGCCGTTTCTCAAGTTATGTCTGACAAAGGATTTTCCGTGACTCCTAAACAGTGTGAAGATAAATTTCATGAGCTGAACAAACGGTATAGAAGACTAATTGATCTTCTTGGTTGGGATGACGCTTGCAAGGTGGTTGAGGATCATGCAGTTATGAAGACGATGGACATCTCACTGAAAGCTAAGGCGGATGTTTGGAAAAGCCTGAAATCAAAACATTTGTTTTTTGAAGAGATGACTTCATACTACAATGGGCATCTACCTTCTGATCCAGAACTTCGAAAATCTCTGCAGCGAGCTCTTAGAAGCGATGATGATCATGATACTCGCAATGTACTAGAAGATGTTAATGAGGATGACAGTTGGACCCTAGATAAGCATGCCCAACACACTAGTGATTCAGTCCGTGATCGAGTTCCTCTAGCTATCTGTGGTCCTATCTTGAGTGGCAAATCCCCTCCTCCTGACTTTCCTGCCGAGCCTTATCAGTTTTTGGTGGTTAATGCTGATCAG ACCACGAACCAAAGGCTTCTTGATGCTGCTATTCGTGAGAAGGAGTTGGCAGATATGGCGAGTCTTCGGGTTCAACTTCAAAGGGAGCAAGAACGCGCCCGAGGACTTGAGACGCAACTAGCTGATGCCAAAG CCGAGCAAGGGAGGGTCAAGTCCTTGGAGGAAGAGATTGTTCAGCTGAAGAACAATGAGGCCCAGCTGAATGCGAAGATCACCAATGCTGAGGCTGCTACTACTGAGTTGGCTCGTCTACTTGCCAAAGTGAAAGAGGAGTACCGGACTGAGCTTGCTGCTAAGATCAAAGAAGGTGTGAAGGAGTTCATTGATAACATAAGAAGAGAGCTATAG
- the LOC113280961 gene encoding uncharacterized protein LOC113280961 isoform X2 — protein MEFEIVSPELEREDDRIIPTLLGRRRSRRQRDEINQMEGSTSSAGPMHVDHQQHPQTLHQQHTSQNLQGSSCQRIKWTDETTNLLIKLVYYAGEERKSVILLKGKWKAVSQVMSDKGFSVTPKQCEDKFHELNKRYRRLIDLLGWDDACKVVEDHAVMKTMDISLKAKADVWKSLKSKHLFFEEMTSYYNGHLPSDPELRKSLQRALRSDDDHDTRNVLEDVNEDDSWTLDKHAQHTSDSVRDRVPLAICGPILSGKSPPPDFPAEPYQFLVVNADQTTNQRLLDAAIREKELADMASLRVQLQREQERARGLETQLADAKAEQGRVKSLEEEIVQLKNNEAQLNAKITNAEAATTELARLLAKVKEEYRTELAAKIKEGVKEFIDNIRREL, from the exons ATGG AATTTGAGATCGTCAGCCCAGaattggaaagagaagatgataGAATTATACCTACATTGCTGGGGAGGAGGCGTTCACGAAGACAGAGAGATGAAAT TAACCAAATGGAAGGAAGTACATCATCGGCTGGACCTATGCATGTTGATCATCAACAACACCCACAAACCCTCCATCAACAGCACACATCTCAGAATCTTCAAGGATCTTCATGTCAACGAATTAAGTGGACAGATGAAACTACAAACCTGTTGATAAAACTGGTCTATTATGCTGGAGAGGAAAGAAAATCTGTCATTTTGCTCAAAGGGAAATGGAAAGCCGTTTCTCAAGTTATGTCTGACAAAGGATTTTCCGTGACTCCTAAACAGTGTGAAGATAAATTTCATGAGCTGAACAAACGGTATAGAAGACTAATTGATCTTCTTGGTTGGGATGACGCTTGCAAGGTGGTTGAGGATCATGCAGTTATGAAGACGATGGACATCTCACTGAAAGCTAAGGCGGATGTTTGGAAAAGCCTGAAATCAAAACATTTGTTTTTTGAAGAGATGACTTCATACTACAATGGGCATCTACCTTCTGATCCAGAACTTCGAAAATCTCTGCAGCGAGCTCTTAGAAGCGATGATGATCATGATACTCGCAATGTACTAGAAGATGTTAATGAGGATGACAGTTGGACCCTAGATAAGCATGCCCAACACACTAGTGATTCAGTCCGTGATCGAGTTCCTCTAGCTATCTGTGGTCCTATCTTGAGTGGCAAATCCCCTCCTCCTGACTTTCCTGCCGAGCCTTATCAGTTTTTGGTGGTTAATGCTGATCAG ACCACGAACCAAAGGCTTCTTGATGCTGCTATTCGTGAGAAGGAGTTGGCAGATATGGCGAGTCTTCGGGTTCAACTTCAAAGGGAGCAAGAACGCGCCCGAGGACTTGAGACGCAACTAGCTGATGCCAAAG CCGAGCAAGGGAGGGTCAAGTCCTTGGAGGAAGAGATTGTTCAGCTGAAGAACAATGAGGCCCAGCTGAATGCGAAGATCACCAATGCTGAGGCTGCTACTACTGAGTTGGCTCGTCTACTTGCCAAAGTGAAAGAGGAGTACCGGACTGAGCTTGCTGCTAAGATCAAAGAAGGTGTGAAGGAGTTCATTGATAACATAAGAAGAGAGCTATAG